One Deinococcus radiopugnans ATCC 19172 DNA segment encodes these proteins:
- a CDS encoding carbohydrate ABC transporter permease codes for MKRLSKDRLWAIAVLTPSILLIGIFVYYFIGRTVYVSLTDWGNDPAQALALNPIIRWVGLQNYSELFTGFLQGRFRQELVNTLFFTLFFILGCLGVGLGLALILDRNPRGEGLWRTIFLFPMSLSFIVTGTIWRWMLQPQGGVNQAPTLLGGQPSTFGWLSSNDSALKFDWNNLPLITAAVVGAVLIVVAVRAAREGQRTRTLVAAACAALLIGWAIFVGPNVKLLAAPELHGFNFAMIGIIIAAVWQMSGYTMALYLAGLRGIPEELREAAKVDGARDAQMYRFVIFPLLSPITLSAMIILGHISLKIFDLVYAMAGPDNVAASVPALNMYLTSFRQNQFALGAAIGTILLILVAFVIVPYLANQFKGEEGHA; via the coding sequence ATGAAACGCCTGAGCAAAGACCGCCTGTGGGCCATCGCCGTGCTGACGCCCAGCATTCTGCTGATCGGCATTTTCGTGTATTACTTTATCGGGCGTACCGTGTACGTCAGCCTGACCGACTGGGGCAACGATCCGGCGCAGGCGCTGGCGCTCAATCCCATCATCCGCTGGGTGGGCCTGCAGAACTACTCCGAACTGTTTACGGGCTTCCTGCAGGGCCGCTTCCGGCAGGAACTGGTGAACACGCTGTTCTTCACCCTGTTTTTCATCCTGGGCTGCCTGGGCGTGGGCCTGGGGCTGGCGCTGATCCTGGATCGCAACCCCCGGGGCGAGGGCCTGTGGCGCACCATCTTCCTGTTTCCCATGAGCCTGTCGTTCATCGTGACTGGCACCATCTGGCGCTGGATGCTGCAACCGCAGGGCGGGGTGAATCAGGCTCCCACCCTGCTGGGGGGGCAGCCCTCCACCTTCGGGTGGCTGAGCAGCAACGACTCGGCCCTCAAATTCGACTGGAACAACCTGCCGCTCATCACCGCCGCCGTGGTGGGCGCGGTGCTGATCGTGGTGGCCGTGCGCGCCGCCCGCGAGGGCCAGCGCACCCGCACCCTGGTGGCCGCCGCCTGCGCCGCGCTGCTGATCGGCTGGGCCATCTTTGTCGGGCCGAACGTGAAGCTGCTGGCCGCGCCAGAGTTGCACGGCTTCAACTTTGCCATGATCGGCATCATCATCGCCGCCGTGTGGCAGATGAGCGGCTACACCATGGCGCTGTATCTGGCCGGGCTGCGCGGCATCCCCGAGGAACTGCGCGAGGCCGCCAAGGTGGACGGGGCACGGGACGCCCAGATGTACCGCTTCGTGATCTTCCCGCTGCTGTCGCCCATCACCCTCAGCGCCATGATCATCCTGGGACACATCAGCCTGAAGATCTTCGATCTGGTGTACGCGATGGCCGGCCCCGACAACGTCGCCGCCAGCGTTCCGGCGCTGAACATGTACCTGACCAGCTTCCGCCAGAACCAGTTCGCGCTGGGCGCAGCCATCGGCACCATTCTGCTGATTCTGGTGGCCTTCGTGATCGTGCCGTATCTGGCGAATCAGTTCAAGGGTGAGGAGGGCCACGCGTGA
- a CDS encoding ABC transporter substrate-binding protein — MIKTPIKKALLIAAALATTTSALAAGKLEIFSWWAGDEGPALEALIKLYKQKYPNVAVDNATVTGGAGTNARAVLKTRMLGGTPPDSFQVHAGQELIGTWVVAGRMEDLSSLFKSEGWSKVFPADVIKLISSKGGIWSVPVNVHRSNVMWYNPAKLKAWGVTVPKTWPEFISTCATLKKKGVAAPLVVGENWTQQHLWENVMIGTLGAQGWENLWAGKTKFTDPKVVGAFTTFGKVMDCANKDASGLSWQQASDRIVSGQSAFNIMGDWAAGYFTTTKKLEPGKGFGWATAPGTSKTFVMLADSFGLPKGAKDRAEAINWLKLLGSREGQDTFNPLKGSIAARTDSDLSKYNTYSRSAATDWKNSKIVGSMAHGAVAPESFTSAFGAVIDQFVATKNSAGAAAAAQALAVRSGFGK; from the coding sequence ATGATCAAGACCCCTATTAAAAAAGCCCTGCTGATCGCCGCCGCCCTGGCCACCACCACCAGCGCCCTGGCCGCCGGAAAGCTGGAAATCTTCTCATGGTGGGCCGGCGATGAGGGCCCGGCCCTGGAAGCCCTGATCAAGCTGTACAAGCAGAAGTACCCCAATGTGGCTGTGGACAACGCCACCGTCACGGGCGGCGCGGGCACCAACGCGCGGGCGGTGCTCAAAACCCGCATGCTGGGCGGCACCCCGCCCGACTCCTTCCAGGTTCACGCCGGGCAGGAACTGATCGGCACCTGGGTGGTGGCCGGGCGCATGGAAGACCTGAGCAGCCTGTTTAAATCCGAGGGCTGGAGCAAGGTGTTCCCCGCCGACGTCATCAAGCTGATCAGCTCCAAGGGCGGCATCTGGAGCGTGCCGGTCAACGTCCACCGCAGCAACGTGATGTGGTACAATCCCGCCAAGCTCAAGGCCTGGGGCGTCACCGTGCCCAAAACGTGGCCCGAATTCATCAGCACCTGCGCCACCCTGAAGAAGAAGGGCGTGGCCGCGCCGCTGGTGGTGGGCGAGAACTGGACGCAGCAGCACCTGTGGGAGAACGTGATGATCGGCACGCTGGGCGCGCAGGGCTGGGAAAACCTGTGGGCCGGCAAGACCAAATTCACCGATCCCAAGGTTGTGGGCGCGTTTACCACCTTCGGCAAGGTCATGGACTGCGCCAACAAGGACGCCTCGGGTCTGAGCTGGCAGCAGGCCAGTGACCGCATCGTCAGCGGCCAGAGTGCCTTCAACATCATGGGCGACTGGGCCGCCGGGTACTTCACCACCACCAAGAAGCTGGAACCCGGCAAGGGCTTCGGCTGGGCCACCGCCCCCGGCACGTCCAAGACCTTCGTGATGCTGGCCGATTCCTTCGGGCTGCCCAAGGGCGCCAAGGACCGCGCCGAGGCCATCAACTGGCTCAAGCTGCTGGGCAGCCGTGAAGGCCAGGACACCTTCAACCCCCTCAAGGGCAGCATCGCCGCGCGCACCGACAGCGACCTGAGCAAGTACAACACCTACTCGCGCAGCGCCGCCACCGACTGGAAGAACAGCAAGATCGTCGGCAGCATGGCCCACGGCGCCGTCGCGCCCGAGAGCTTCACCAGCGCCTTCGGGGCCGTGATCGATCAGTTCGTCGCCACCAAGAACAGCGCCGGGGCCGCCGCCGCCGCGCAGGCGCTGGCCGTCCGCTCGGGCTTCGGCAAGTAA